A region of the Perca flavescens isolate YP-PL-M2 chromosome 15, PFLA_1.0, whole genome shotgun sequence genome:
CTTTCATAATTATTGTACTCTTTGTGATTTTGATGTCTTTTGATGTAGGTTTTAAGAAACAAAGGTGTgtatgaaaatgtcaagtttgtGCAGCAGGAGAACTTTTGGATCGGGCCGGGGTCGGTGAGCACTCTTCTCTTGATAGAAGATCAAGAATACCAGCAATCATGTGTAAATGTCTTTAAATAAATActacattttagatttttccCTCATCTGTGCATTGTTAGGAAGCTCTGATCCActtgggggccaaattctctccATGCATGCGGCAGGACAAACAGGTGCATGATCTTATCAGGGAAAAGAGAGCTATCGAACGCAACTCTGCCTGCTGTGTGCGTAACGATCGTTCCGGCTGCGTCCAAACCTCAGAGGAGGAATGCTcggtctgtaaaaaaaaaaaaaaaaaaaaaagtcttcctcAACCTTTTTAATTCAACTACAGATAGAGGCTGTGGGAACTTCTAACCCCTTCTTTTGTGGTTTTATTTCTAGAGTACTCTAGCTGTGTGGGTAAAATGGCCGAGGCATTCCAGTACACCCCAGTTAAATGGAAAAGACAGACAGTATGGCTCCGTGTGCCATCAGGATCCCAGGTAGATACACTAGTAGTTCCTTCATTGCACAGTATTAAATGATACTGATTGGTACATATAAGGTGTGTATATTGTTTGTCTCATTACAGGATCTGTCTGGAGCCTGCCTCAGTATCACCTCATGAATGGCCTGATGACATCAGCAAGTGGCCAGTGAGTACAGtaacatgtatttattattaatttatttagacAAAGAGGGAGATTAAAAATAAGGTTGTCTAAAAAGTTATGTCACTGGTCATCACTTACATATAATCGGACCTTGATGCAATGCTTGGGGGAATTAATTATCTGTGTTCCAGTATTTGAAAAGTATTCTTTctcaatatacatatacaatacagtttgtttgtgtgtgtgtgtgtgtgtgtgtgtatgtgtgttagagTCAATACTGCACTATTTAGTTATCAATGGAACTCTGGGATACATTATTAAAtggcaaaaatctttttttttatttttttttttatttgggaaGGATGTCACATTTTGGCACTGATGAAGATTTAAAACTTAAAATCGCTCCAACAAAAAAACTGCTTTGGCTTTCAGATTTGTACCAGGTACAACACAGGGAACCACACCAACCTGCCTCATATAGACTGTACCATCACAGGCCGACCCTGCTGCATTGGAACCAAAGGGAGGTGAGGAGGGCTAATGAACCTATGACAAACATTTATCCTGGACATGATGTATGACTAGTTGACTAATTTAATAATTGCTGCTTGTTTTCTTAAAGGTGTGAAATCACATCCCGAGAATATTGTGACTTCATGAAAGGCTACTTTCATGAGGAGGCTACTCTCTGCTCTCAAGTAAGCAACTTTCTCCTTAATATGTACAAATTACACATTTAATTTTctcatggggaaaaaaaagagacaagctACTTAATGCAAAAAGTGCTAAACTTAATTTGCATTGCATCTGCTGCTATTATTAATCTGGTTTACTATTTTGTAAACTTCCTGAATACCAATATGAGTCTTTATTCATTTGCATCATCATTAGTGATCTTTGATTGTCACATTAATAGTATAATAGTGTATGAATGAGGGGCATTACTTAAGATGCTGTGCTATGTCCTTCTTCAGGTGCACTGCATGGACGATGTGTGTGGACTGTTGCCTTTCCTCAACCCAGAGATCCCAGATCAGTTTTACAGGCTCTGGCTCTCACTTTTCCTGCATGCTGGGTGAGTCAGTAGTGGTCAGCAAGTAGTTCTGCTTATGCTAAGATTTGCCTGGCAAAAGAAACGTATAAAAAGTATAGATCATGTATTTGATTGTACTATTAAAAGTTATATTTAAGTTGTTTTGTGTAGTTATTTTTGAGTCAGTTTCAAACATGAGTagtttaaaaaaggaaagaaaactcAATATTTGTGTAAACTACCCAATGGTACAAATGAAAGCAAACCTTGCTAACCAGAAGCACAGTTTAGCAGATAAGTTCAGCCTATCAGCCAATAAATCAGTTCAGTTTTGTCTCAGCCTGGCATCCTAGATCAGTGTTTTCAAGGAATGTGTTTGCACCCAGCGGTGAGGAACAGGATGATTAAAAGATCAGAATCATAGTCAGGTTTATTGGCCAAATATGTttggcacatacagtacaaggaAATTGATTGCAGCTGTCAGTAGCTCTTGGTGTATTCATACTCgtatcacaacaaaacaaaagcataGAAAGATAAAGACATTCAGCAAATATGTAAAAGAGAAAACTGAGGACAAACAACAGAAGAAATAGCACACCACACAGGTGAGCTTATTGGTGGTTAACTGGTAAATGgtataatataaatacaagagtgcATGAAATGTTGCAATTTGTTGGAATACATATTATATAGGTAGTCTAATAGAATAAAGTACTTCCATTTTCCTTTGATATAAGTTTGGCTAAATAAAGATACTTTGGTACAATATAGTGAATCAACTTATTTATTAACTTATAGCTGGAGTTGCTTTCAATGTacttatgtactgtatgtcacaaATATGTTAAATATATGCAGATGCATTATTTGACGTTATGCATGGTATATTTTAGACTGACGTAGTTAAGACCTGTCCTTCAGTCAATCAGCACAAAAAGCTGACCTCACTGTTAAAAGTAGTGCTTCATCTTCATGCTGTCTGTTATCTGTCTCCTGGGTAATTAAACAAAGTGCTTTCGCTACATCAACTCATTAAGCTTCAATGAGATAGAGACCGATTTTGTTGATGGGTTTGGGTCTCCTTTACACAGAGGAATTATCTTCCCAACACGTGCAACTTTTCTCCTACACACCTCACATTGCACACACATGAGCACTTTGTCATTTCCATTCCCCCAGGATCCTTCACTGCCTGGTGTCGGTGGCTTTCCAGATGACCATCCTGAGGGACCTGGAGAAGCTAGCGGGCTGGTTGCGCATCTCAATCATTTACATTCTCAGTGGCATCACTGGCAACTTAGCTTCAGCCATCTTTTTGCCCTATAGAGCAGAGGTGATCACCAGTCTAACACCCACAAAATACCAGTAAAAACAGTGCATTTATAAGTCATATTATTTGTGGCCGATTTCCCATTTGGGAGCTCATCAGGTTTACTAAGAAAACCATACAATGCAAAGAACTTTCAAATGAAGTTATAAATGTTTGTGAACATGTTTTTGTAGGCTTACGcccctctctctgctgtctttgTGTCAGGTGGGCCCAGCTGGCTCTCAATTTGGGATCCTGGCCTGCCTGTTCGTGGAGTTGTTTCAGAGCTGGCAGATCCTTGCCCAGCCCTGGAGGGCCTTTACCAAGCTGCTGTGTGTGGTGCTCTTCCTCTTTGCCTTTGGGCTGTTGCCCTGGATCGACAATTTTGCCCACATTTCTGGCTTCATTTCTGGCTTCTTCCTGTCCTTCGCCTTCTTACCCTACATCAGTTTTGGCCGCATGGACCTCTACCGCAAACGCTGTCAGATTATCATCTTCATGCTGGTGTTTGTCGGGCTCTTTTCGGGCCTTGTGGTGCTTTTCTATGTCTACCCAATCAAGTGTGAATGGTGCGAGTTGCTCACCTGCATCCCCTTCACGGACAAATTCTGCGAGAAGTATGACCTCAACGCTCACCTCCACTGAAGTGTGGACAGTGTGAGCACAACAGGATGGCATCAGGTCAAAAGATGTGGACTAACAGATGATGCCAGTCTGTCTCCACTCTGCCTCTGTGTGACTGGGGGACTGCCCCATTTCTCTGTAAACAATGACAAtatacttgtgttttttttactctttcagTGTGAATACCTATGCCACTCATCTTAAACACTTCCTTTAATCACCTTCCTGTTAACGGCAGTCATTGTCACTCCTTCACTGTGCATTGAAACAAAAGCACTTCTGAACCTTATCAAAATTCCCAGCTGCCCTTAACATGTAAGGCAGGAATTAGAGCCAGCACTGGTACAGAGAGAAGGATTTGTTTTCTACATTCACACTCGAAACATTGGTTTTATTATTCAGGCAACCTCATACAGAAGCAGGGACAAAAATCCAATAGTGATACCGTTGGTGCCTTGTTGATAAATGTACCAACTACtgccatatttttgttacattatGCTGAGCactcaaatgttttcttttatttgtttattgctTCTTAAGAAGTGATGATTGTTTTGAACATGGTAGTGTTTTAGCTACCTGTCTACTCACATGTAACTGaaaacaacagtaaaaaaaatctaaaaaaggaAAGTGGTCTGTGACTTTCTCACAATTACCAGAAAATGCCAGTTGAAGATTGTTTCATAGTTTATTCAAATTATGCAACAAAGAAACCGCAAATATCTGCTACAAATATTAAATTGACAATCCAAGTTAAAAACGCTTGGATGCTAGTGGCTGCATGATCAGTATGTACAAACTTGAATTCACCTTTTGATTTATATGGTTTACAAAAATAGAATAGTATttatatcaataataataatgcttaaaatttacatttatataatattACAATCACCTAGCAGCCGCTGTTCCGCTGTGCGTACATCCGCCCATTGAGCACGTACTCCATCTCTTGGAATTGCATGTTGGGTATGGAGATGGTTGATGGTCCTTTCTCCTTAAAGCCGGCATTGAGGTAGAAGGGTACCAGGAAGTCCTCGCAAATCAGCAGAGCTCTGTGAAGGCCCAGCACACAGCGCAGGTACTGCAAATAGCGCCACAAAAGGATGGAGCCCTTGCCTTGCTGGCGACAGTGACGGTGCACTGACAGAACATGGATGTGCACAGTGGAGTTGTCTGGGATATGCTGAGTCATTGCCTCCTGGAGAAAAGTGATTACACAGAGGCAAAAATAAATTCAAAGCACCCATGAGCCCAAATTCCCATGCATCTGAGTTTGTCAAAATCAGTCATTTGCATGGAAAAGCAAGGTTTGTCACATTGTGTTctttacaaaaaaatgtcataccTGTGAAAGCCTCTCCTTGTCCCAGCCAGAGCCAATAATGAAAGCTACCAGCTGTCCCTCCTCAAACCAACCCAGCGACAGCTCAGGGCACTGACCCAGGAAGTTTAGCACTTCTTTCAGGGTAAGTGGACACTCTCCAGACACAGAGATAAATGCTGGGGGGTTAAAAGAACCAGTTAGTTGACTGGATGCTGGGAGTAATGATCATGAAGATTAGGAAAATACTACAGGATGAAAGAAAGGTGTTCTCTTTCAAGGTAAAACTTGCACTAGGACAATATTGAACACCCACAAGATATGATGTGATTATGTGATCCTTCCCCAGTGGGAATTATACTTTATCAAATACATATAGAAAGTCAGCCAAGTTGGTACCTGATGAtacataatgttaaaaaaaacatcaggtaAGTTATAGGTGAGCAGACCCTTGACTTACCTTCTCTTTCAATCTCAAACACACTGATGGCGTCCTGTGGCGTGAGGTTTCTGAACTCGCTAGCAGGGAGTGTGTGTCGTCGCTGTCGCAGAGTGTTAACCACTCTGACAGGCGTCTTCAGAGAGAAGGGCTTGAGGACTGGCAAGGCACTGACCTGCTCTGTCATGATGCCTATTTTTCTCTTCCAACCTTTTGCAATATAAATTGAATACCGATACTATAAATGATGCAGTCAAAGTAAGTCAAACCCTGCCAACACAGCTTTTTGTATTCTCTGTTTGTCCAACAGCGCTAACTGTAATGTAACTCAGTAGGCAAGATGCTGACCTTTTTGTCTCTCCTGCagtctcctcctcttctttctctctgatCTCATACTGTAAAGTGGTTGTCTAAAAGTAGGATAACACGTGTGCACGTGTCTCCAAAGTCTCTAAATCCCCTGCTTTTAAataacagtcacattaacaACAACATCCCAGTTCAGAGCGAGA
Encoded here:
- the aanat2 gene encoding arylalkylamine N-acetyltransferase 2; this encodes MRSERKKRRRLQERQKGWKRKIGIMTEQVSALPVLKPFSLKTPVRVVNTLRQRRHTLPASEFRNLTPQDAISVFEIEREAFISVSGECPLTLKEVLNFLGQCPELSLGWFEEGQLVAFIIGSGWDKERLSQEAMTQHIPDNSTVHIHVLSVHRHCRQQGKGSILLWRYLQYLRCVLGLHRALLICEDFLVPFYLNAGFKEKGPSTISIPNMQFQEMEYVLNGRMYAQRNSGC